A single window of Nicotiana tomentosiformis chromosome 1, ASM39032v3, whole genome shotgun sequence DNA harbors:
- the LOC108948483 gene encoding uncharacterized protein isoform X5: MTIEEVAREYVYRSIAKKWAASRKKLWHEFKDPLKIKDEIMDNVQVSITQGQWTSFVNYHYKEETQMAETGRNPGRAQFYLATHTKNDGSYVNDEAKEICETIELAVSESIVDESGISPNDVVGKVLGKEHSERVRCLELGATSSNTFRETNLRLGNIRIVSNNVGCSSFWMPREVQSIDEYSQSIHDNEGRVNTITICWDLCFSFYNDKC, encoded by the exons ATGACCATTGAGGAAGTTGCACGAGAATATGTTTATCGCTCTATTGCAAAGAAGTGGGCTGCAAGTAGGAAGAAGTTGTGGCatgagtttaaagacccacttaAAATCAAAGATGAGATTATGGATAATGTTCAGGTAAGTATTACTCAGGGTCAATGGACTTCCTTTGTGAACTACCATTATAAAGAAGAAACTCAG ATGGCTGAGACAGGGAGAAATCCTGGACGAGCACAATTTTATCTTGCTACACATACGAAAAATGATGGATCATATGTAAATGATGAGGCAAAAGAAATATGT GAAACAATTGAGCTAGCAGTGAGTGAAAGTATAGTGGATGAGTCTGGAATTTCTCCAAATGATGTTGTTGGTAAGGTGCTAGGCAAAGAGCATTCTGAAAGGGTGAGATGTTTGGAATTAGGAGCTACTTCAAGCAATACTTTCAGAGAGACAAATCTTCGTCTTGGTAATATTAGAATTGTGAGTAATAATGTTGGATGTTCTTCTTTCTGGATGCCAAGAGAAGTACAATCAATTGATGAGTACTCTCAAAGCATACATGATAATGAAGGAAGGGTCAATACCATAACAATTTGCTGGGATCTTTGCTTCTCCTTCTACAACGATAAATGCTAA
- the LOC104116116 gene encoding F-box/kelch-repeat protein OR23, translating to MAPPSSTVSNEQSQVQTLNLTIIPGLPNDLAALILVFVPYSHHSRLKSICKSWKLFFSSKTIISLRQKHLPPTTLSPLLCIFPQDPLIASPYLFDPVNLAWSPLPPMPCNPHVYGLCNFTSISVGSYLYVLGGSLFDTRSFPLDCPCPSSSAFRFDFVSFTWENLSSMINPRGSFACAATPNSDKILVAGGGSRHTMFAAAGSRISSVEMYDIGKDEWVPLDGLPRFRAGCVGFFVGNGEGEEEKEFWVMGGYGESRTVSGVFPVDQYYRDVVVMEMKNGGGGKWRELGDMWEEGERWRLGKIVVVEDGASDTPAVFMLDQSDIFRYEMASNSWVKETSVPRKTSDEASVGFVALDEELHVMTHLSGIKSKECQRLRQQKRSATLLIQIYHPRKKSWRCVTTNPPFHHPLDFKTAVMCTICL from the exons ATGGCTCCTCCATCTTCAACAGTTTCAAATGAACAATCGCAAGTACAAACCCTAAACCTAACCATAATCCCTGGTTTACCAAACGATTTAGCAGCGCTAATACTAGTATTCGTTCCTTACTCTCATCATTCACGTCTCAAATCCATCTGCAAATCATGGAAACTGTTTTTCTCTTCGAAAACTATCATTTCTCTGCGGCAAAAGCACCTCCCACCCACTACTCTCTCCCCACTCCTCTGTATATTTCCACAGGATCCTTTAATCGCTTCCCCTTACCTCTTTGACCCTGTAAATCTCGCGTGGTCCCCACTCCCACCTATGCCCTGTAATCCCCATGTATATGGCCTTTGTAATTTCACCTCAATCTCTGTTGGTTCTTATTTGTATGTCTTAGGTGGGTCCCTTTTCGATACCCGCTCGTTCCCTCTTGATTGCCCGTGTCCGTCCTCGTCGGCTTTTCGGtttgattttgtgagtttcacgTGGGAGAATTTATCCTCTATGATCAACCCTAGGGGGAGCTTCGCATGTGCTGCCACGCCCAATTCGGATAAGATTCTAGTGGCGGGTGGTGGGTCCCGGCACACGATGTTTGCGGCAGCGGGTAGTAGGATCAGTTCAGTGGAGATGTATGATATTGGGAAAGATGAGTGGGTCCCATTGGATGGATTGCCTAGGTTTAGAGCTGGGTGTGTTGGGTTCTTTGTTGGGAATGGGGAGGGGGAAGAGGAGAAGGAGTTTTGGGTGATGGGTGGGTATGGCGAGTCGAGGACAGTCTCGGGTGTGTTTCCTGTGGATCAGTATTATAGGGATGTTGTAGTGATGGAGATGAAAAATGGTGGTGGTGGGAAGTGGAGGGAGCTTGGGGATATGTGGGAAGAAGGGGAAAGGTGGAGGCTTGGAAAGATTGTGGTGGTTGAGGATGGTGCGTCGGACACCCCTGCAGTATTCATGCTTGACCAAAGTGATATTTTCAG GTATGAAATGGCTTCCAACAGTTGGGTAAAAGAAACAAGTGTGCCAAGAAAAACATCTGATGAAGCATCAGTTGGCTTTGTCGCATTGGATGAGGAGCTGCACGTGATGACCCATTTAAGTGGGATCAAATCAAAGGAGTGCCAAAGATTGAGGCAGCAGAAAAGGTCAGCAACTCTTTTGATACAAATATATCATCCTAGGAAGAAGTCATGGAGGTGTGTCACTACAAATCCACCCTTTCATCACCCTTTGGATTTCAAAACTGCAGTTATGTGCACCATTTGTCTGTAG
- the LOC104116118 gene encoding transcriptional regulator SUPERMAN-like: MEKMKFKENTHIEVWDSASIWPERDYKCSFCKREFRSAQALGGHMNVHRRDRAKLRLLHYSPSPSCDNVNSSQKKPNHNPTISSSSSSSSPRFNFTGSYLKGDVAKSTLSKKVSLGVKQPADFAKRNNENRVWKKREFVTLDFNMGLIQTKEDLDMDLDLELRLGYS, from the coding sequence ATGGAGAAAATGAAGTTCAAAGAAAACACACACATAGAAGTATGGGATTCTGCCTCAATATGGCCAGAAAGAGACTATAAGTGTAGCTTTTGCAAGAGAGAATTCAGGTCTGCACAAGCACTAGGGGGTCATATGAATGTTCATAGAAGGGATAGGGCAAAACTCAGACTCTTACACTACTCTCCTTCACCTTCATGTGATAATGTTAATTCATCTCAAAAAAAACCTAACCATAATCCTACGATTTCATCATCATCCTCTTCGTCGTCCCCTAGGTTTAATTTCACTGGGAGCTATCTAAAGGGAGATGTAGCTAAGAGTACTCTAAGTAAGAAAGTTTCTCTTGGAGTGAAGCAGCCAGCAGATTTTGCCAAGAGAAACAATGAAAATAGGGTTTGGAAAAAGAGAGAGTTTGTTACATTGGACTTTAACATGGGGTTGATCCAAACAAAGGAGGATTTAGAtatggatttggatttggaactTCGCCTTGGTTACTCTTAG
- the LOC108948483 gene encoding uncharacterized protein isoform X2, whose translation MVTRVIFQATSLPTPSFQAIRRPTLSFQATRQQALSFQAMGQTTPSIQPTPSFQETSLPTPSFQATRQQTASFQATTPPTPSFQATGQTTLSFHATGQTTPSFQPPVNPTPAQATSNKRAKRESSHHWTVDGIDSHGDTKKFKLKTRDALSLPRGECVVVEFDCLDQIGEAQGLLAGETIELAVSESIVDESGISPNDVVGKVLGKEHSERVRCLELGATSSNTFRETNLRLGNIRIVSNNVGCSSFWMPREVQSIDEYSQSIHDNEGRVNTITICWDLCFSFYNDKC comes from the exons ATGGTTACTCGAGTAATATTTCAGGCAACATCACTACCAACTCCTTCATTTCAAGCCATAAGACGACCAACTCTTTCATTTCAGGCCACAAGACAGCAAGCTCTTTCATTTCAGGCCATGGGGCAGACAACTCCTTCCATTCAGCCGACTCCTTCATTTCAGGAGACATCACTACCAACTCCTTCATTTCAAGCCACAAGACAGCAAACCGCTTCATTTCAGGCGACAACACCGCCAACTCCTTCATTTCAGGCCACGGGACAGACAACTCTTTCATTTCATGCCACGGGACAGACAACTCCTTCATTTCAACCTCCAGTTAATCCCACACCAGCACAAGCAACATCTAATAAGCGTGCTAAACGTGAGTCTTCACATCATTGGACTGTCGATGGAATAG atTCACATGGAGATACCAAAAAGTTCAAATTGAAGACTAGAGATGCATTGAGTTTACCTCGGGGAGAATGTGTTGTGGTGGAGTTTGATTGCTTGGATCAGATTGGCGAAGCACAAGGCCTTCTTGCAGGC GAAACAATTGAGCTAGCAGTGAGTGAAAGTATAGTGGATGAGTCTGGAATTTCTCCAAATGATGTTGTTGGTAAGGTGCTAGGCAAAGAGCATTCTGAAAGGGTGAGATGTTTGGAATTAGGAGCTACTTCAAGCAATACTTTCAGAGAGACAAATCTTCGTCTTGGTAATATTAGAATTGTGAGTAATAATGTTGGATGTTCTTCTTTCTGGATGCCAAGAGAAGTACAATCAATTGATGAGTACTCTCAAAGCATACATGATAATGAAGGAAGGGTCAATACCATAACAATTTGCTGGGATCTTTGCTTCTCCTTCTACAACGATAAATGCTAA
- the LOC138908400 gene encoding uncharacterized protein: MSLDFLFYHDDYSLLTYLSLNLLIIVGRYDYDYANSFFILGFSCLVVFMIIDGFYYFAFANAVVEDRIKCPCPKYGFTKWQARDVAFDHLICKPFPQNYVTWSIHGERNILPNSINIEVIQDILPPEDPVELLINEAFGGLRHDGVDVGPSQVAGGEEKLNDESASNDKDFFELIRDGSQELYEGSKYSKLEFLLKLYHIKCLSGLSDKGMSTILDLLRDAFIFARIPNSFYEAKKTISKLCLDYIMIDACPNDCMLFWGNDANEKTYKYCHTSRWKPNKKRNEDLVSATGKKKTKKKTKKPAKILRYFPLKLRLQRLFMCSKIANYMRWHAEHSNKDGIMRHPRDGEA, encoded by the exons ATGTCTCTTGACTTTCTTTTCTATCATGATGACTATAGTTTGTTGACTTACTTGTCTTTGAATCTACTTATTATTGTTGGGAGATATGACTATGACTATGCAAATTCATTCTTTATTTTGGGATTTTCATGTTTGGTAGTGTTTATGATTATAGATGGCTTTTATT ATTTTGCATTTGCTAATGCTGTTGTAGAAGATAGAATAAAATGTCCTTGTCCTAAATATGGATTCACAAAGTGGCAGGCTAGAGATGTAGCGTTCGATCATTTGATATGCAAACCATTCCCTCAAAATTATGTCACTTGGAGTATTCATGGTGAAAGAAATATACTGCCTAATTCTATAAATATTGAGGTTATACAAGATATATTACCTCCTGAAGATCCTGTAGAATTATTGATCAATGAAGCATTTGGGGGCTTAAGGCACGATGGGGTTGATGTAGGTCCGTCACAAGTAGCAGGTGGTGAAGAAAAGTTAAATGATGAGTCTGCTTCAAATGACAAAGACTTTTTTGAATTGATTAGAGATGGAAGTCAAGAATTGTATGAAGGGTCCAAGTActcaaaattagaatttttattaaaattgtaTCACATAAAGTGTTTGTCTGGGCTAAGTGACAAGGGAATGTCGACGATACTAGATTTGTTGAGGGACGCATTTATATTTGCACGGATTCCTAATTCTTTTTATGAGGCTAAGAAAACCATCAGTAAGCTTTGTCTTGATTATATCATGATAGATGCTTGTCCAAATGATTGCATGTTGTTTTGGGGGAATGATGCTAATGAAAAAACATATAAGTATTGTCACACTTCTAGGTGGAAGCCTAACAAGAAGAGAAATGAAGATCTTGTATCTGCTACAGGTAAGAAGAAAACCAAGAAGAAAACCAAGAAGCCTGCAAAGATTTTGCGTTACTTTCCATTAAAACTAAGGTTGCAGAGATTGTTCATGTGCTCTAAAATAGCAAACTATATGAGATGGCATGCTGAGCATAgtaacaaagatggaatcatgaggCATCCTAGAGATGGTGAG GCCTAG
- the LOC108948483 gene encoding uncharacterized protein isoform X3, protein MTIEEVAREYVYRSIAKKWAASRKKLWHEFKDPLKIKDEIMDNVQVSITQGQWTSFVNYHYKEETQNMCKRNAENRKKQTVPHTGGSKPDSRRTEMMAETGRNPGRAQFYLATHTKNDGSYVNDEAKEICETIELAVSESIVDESGISPNDVVGKVLGKEHSERVRCLELGATSSNTFRETNLRLGNIRIVSNNVGCSSFWMPREVQSIDEYSQSIHDNEGRVNTITICWDLCFSFYNDKC, encoded by the exons ATGACCATTGAGGAAGTTGCACGAGAATATGTTTATCGCTCTATTGCAAAGAAGTGGGCTGCAAGTAGGAAGAAGTTGTGGCatgagtttaaagacccacttaAAATCAAAGATGAGATTATGGATAATGTTCAGGTAAGTATTACTCAGGGTCAATGGACTTCCTTTGTGAACTACCATTATAAAGAAGAAACTCAG AACATGTGTAAAAGAAATGCTGAAAATCGAAAAAAACAAACAGTTCCACACACCGGTGGCTCCAAACCTGATTCTAGAAGGACTGAAATG ATGGCTGAGACAGGGAGAAATCCTGGACGAGCACAATTTTATCTTGCTACACATACGAAAAATGATGGATCATATGTAAATGATGAGGCAAAAGAAATATGT GAAACAATTGAGCTAGCAGTGAGTGAAAGTATAGTGGATGAGTCTGGAATTTCTCCAAATGATGTTGTTGGTAAGGTGCTAGGCAAAGAGCATTCTGAAAGGGTGAGATGTTTGGAATTAGGAGCTACTTCAAGCAATACTTTCAGAGAGACAAATCTTCGTCTTGGTAATATTAGAATTGTGAGTAATAATGTTGGATGTTCTTCTTTCTGGATGCCAAGAGAAGTACAATCAATTGATGAGTACTCTCAAAGCATACATGATAATGAAGGAAGGGTCAATACCATAACAATTTGCTGGGATCTTTGCTTCTCCTTCTACAACGATAAATGCTAA
- the LOC108948483 gene encoding uncharacterized protein isoform X1, translating to MVTRVIFQATSLPTPSFQAIRRPTLSFQATRQQALSFQAMGQTTPSIQPTPSFQETSLPTPSFQATRQQTASFQATTPPTPSFQATGQTTLSFHATGQTTPSFQPPVNPTPAQATSNKRAKRESSHHWTVDGIDSHGDTKKFKLKTRDALSLPRGECVVVEFDCLDQIGEAQGLLAGMAETGRNPGRAQFYLATHTKNDGSYVNDEAKEICETIELAVSESIVDESGISPNDVVGKVLGKEHSERVRCLELGATSSNTFRETNLRLGNIRIVSNNVGCSSFWMPREVQSIDEYSQSIHDNEGRVNTITICWDLCFSFYNDKC from the exons ATGGTTACTCGAGTAATATTTCAGGCAACATCACTACCAACTCCTTCATTTCAAGCCATAAGACGACCAACTCTTTCATTTCAGGCCACAAGACAGCAAGCTCTTTCATTTCAGGCCATGGGGCAGACAACTCCTTCCATTCAGCCGACTCCTTCATTTCAGGAGACATCACTACCAACTCCTTCATTTCAAGCCACAAGACAGCAAACCGCTTCATTTCAGGCGACAACACCGCCAACTCCTTCATTTCAGGCCACGGGACAGACAACTCTTTCATTTCATGCCACGGGACAGACAACTCCTTCATTTCAACCTCCAGTTAATCCCACACCAGCACAAGCAACATCTAATAAGCGTGCTAAACGTGAGTCTTCACATCATTGGACTGTCGATGGAATAG atTCACATGGAGATACCAAAAAGTTCAAATTGAAGACTAGAGATGCATTGAGTTTACCTCGGGGAGAATGTGTTGTGGTGGAGTTTGATTGCTTGGATCAGATTGGCGAAGCACAAGGCCTTCTTGCAGGC ATGGCTGAGACAGGGAGAAATCCTGGACGAGCACAATTTTATCTTGCTACACATACGAAAAATGATGGATCATATGTAAATGATGAGGCAAAAGAAATATGT GAAACAATTGAGCTAGCAGTGAGTGAAAGTATAGTGGATGAGTCTGGAATTTCTCCAAATGATGTTGTTGGTAAGGTGCTAGGCAAAGAGCATTCTGAAAGGGTGAGATGTTTGGAATTAGGAGCTACTTCAAGCAATACTTTCAGAGAGACAAATCTTCGTCTTGGTAATATTAGAATTGTGAGTAATAATGTTGGATGTTCTTCTTTCTGGATGCCAAGAGAAGTACAATCAATTGATGAGTACTCTCAAAGCATACATGATAATGAAGGAAGGGTCAATACCATAACAATTTGCTGGGATCTTTGCTTCTCCTTCTACAACGATAAATGCTAA